The Synechocystis sp. PCC 7509 genome includes a window with the following:
- a CDS encoding ABC transporter permease, with product MSLGRIFVMATNVFREVIRDRILYIIGFYALLMVVVMQLLPQIAASTEDKIFLDFGLAAMSVLGLIVAVFVGTGLVSKEIEKRTVLSLIAKPISRAEFIIAKHLGLSSVLGLLIAVMMVIYLALLQFQGINYSLSSILLAAVFLVLQLSLITAFALALGVFTSSVLATLLTFAVFLMGNFSQDLVTIGRISKNPGFERLTQTLYLILPDLSRLDLKNLAVYGSELLPNSLTLLANAAYGVVYIVLILAIAILVFAQREF from the coding sequence GTGAGTTTGGGTAGAATTTTTGTGATGGCAACTAATGTGTTTCGGGAAGTAATCCGCGATCGCATTTTATACATTATTGGCTTCTATGCGTTGCTAATGGTAGTAGTTATGCAGCTACTTCCGCAAATAGCCGCTAGTACCGAAGACAAAATCTTTTTAGATTTTGGACTGGCGGCGATGAGTGTACTAGGTTTAATTGTGGCGGTGTTTGTCGGTACGGGGTTAGTTAGTAAAGAGATTGAAAAACGCACAGTTTTATCTTTAATTGCTAAACCGATTAGTCGCGCTGAATTTATTATTGCCAAACATTTAGGTTTATCTAGTGTTTTAGGGTTACTTATCGCGGTAATGATGGTAATTTATCTTGCTTTGTTGCAATTTCAAGGTATTAATTACTCACTTAGTAGCATCTTGCTGGCGGCGGTGTTTTTAGTTTTGCAGCTAAGTTTGATTACTGCTTTTGCTTTGGCTTTGGGAGTATTTACAAGTTCGGTACTAGCAACACTGCTAACTTTTGCCGTGTTCTTGATGGGCAATTTTAGCCAAGACTTAGTTACTATTGGGCGTATTAGTAAAAATCCTGGTTTTGAGCGCCTAACTCAAACTCTATACTTAATATTGCCTGACTTATCGCGTTTAGACTTAAAAAATCTAGCAGTTTACGGATCAGAATTATTACCAAACTCGCTAACACTCCTAGCCAATGCTGCTTATGGCGTGGTTTATATTGTATTGATTTTGGCGATCGCTATTCTAGTATTTGCCCAACGGGAATTTTAA
- the thiC gene encoding phosphomethylpyrimidine synthase, with translation MRTEWIAKRQGQSNVSQMHYARQGVATEEMQYVAKRENLPVDLIRAEVARGRMIIPANINHPNLEPMAIGIASKCKVNANIGASPNSSDLAEEVAKLHLAVKYGADTLMDLSTGGGNLDQIRTAIIQASPIPIGTVPVYQALESVHGTIESLTADDFLHIIEKHAQQGVDYQTIHAGILIEHLPLVRDRLTGIVSRGGGILARWMLHHHKQNPLYTHFSDIIEIFKKYDVSFSLGDSLRPGCAHDASDAAQLAELKTLGQLTRRAWEDDIQVMVEGPGHVPMDQIEFNVKKQMEECSEAPFYVLGPLVTDIAPGYDHITSAIGAAMAGWYGTAMLCYVTPKEHLGLPNAEDVRNGLIAYKIAAHAADIARHRPGARDRDDELSKARYNFDWNRQFELSLDPERAKEYHDETLPADIYKTAEFCSMCGPKFCPMQTKVDADALTELEKFLAKEPVKA, from the coding sequence ATGCGGACAGAATGGATTGCCAAACGCCAGGGTCAAAGCAATGTGTCACAAATGCACTATGCTCGTCAAGGTGTTGCTACCGAAGAAATGCAGTATGTGGCAAAGCGCGAAAACTTGCCCGTTGATTTGATTCGAGCAGAAGTAGCACGGGGAAGAATGATTATCCCTGCCAATATTAACCATCCCAATTTAGAGCCGATGGCGATTGGGATTGCTTCTAAGTGTAAAGTCAATGCAAATATTGGCGCGTCGCCCAACTCCTCAGACTTGGCAGAAGAAGTTGCTAAGTTACATCTAGCCGTCAAATACGGCGCAGATACTCTCATGGATTTGTCCACTGGAGGCGGAAACTTAGATCAAATTCGCACTGCAATTATCCAAGCATCCCCTATACCAATTGGTACAGTGCCAGTATACCAGGCATTAGAGAGCGTTCATGGCACAATTGAAAGTCTTACCGCCGATGACTTTTTACACATTATCGAAAAACACGCCCAGCAAGGAGTAGATTATCAAACTATTCACGCGGGGATACTAATTGAGCATTTGCCTTTAGTACGCGATCGCCTAACCGGAATTGTATCGCGCGGCGGGGGGATTTTGGCGCGGTGGATGCTGCACCATCACAAGCAAAATCCTCTATATACTCACTTTAGCGACATCATCGAAATATTTAAAAAGTACGATGTGTCTTTTAGTTTGGGCGACTCTTTGCGTCCCGGCTGCGCGCACGATGCCTCTGATGCAGCGCAACTAGCAGAATTAAAGACGTTAGGACAACTAACTCGCCGCGCTTGGGAAGATGATATCCAAGTCATGGTAGAAGGGCCTGGTCACGTACCGATGGATCAAATTGAGTTTAACGTCAAAAAACAGATGGAGGAGTGTTCGGAAGCACCTTTTTATGTTTTGGGCCCGTTAGTTACAGACATTGCTCCCGGCTACGATCACATTACCTCAGCAATTGGGGCAGCAATGGCGGGGTGGTATGGCACAGCGATGTTGTGCTACGTGACCCCTAAAGAGCATTTAGGGCTGCCAAATGCGGAAGATGTGAGGAATGGGTTGATTGCCTACAAAATCGCCGCTCATGCCGCCGATATTGCCCGTCATCGTCCTGGTGCTAGAGATAGAGATGACGAATTATCTAAAGCTCGTTACAACTTCGATTGGAATCGCCAATTTGAACTATCTTTAGATCCAGAACGAGCGAAGGAATACCACGATGAAACTTTACCCGCAGACATATACAAAACTGCGGAATTTTGCTCAATGTGCGGGCCTAAGTTCTGCCCCATGCAGACTAAAGTAGATGCCGATGCGCTGACAGAGTTAGAGAAGTTTTTGGCAAAAGAGCCAGTTAAGGCGTAA
- the pyrE gene encoding orotate phosphoribosyltransferase, with translation MMTNQIPNQINTEVWAVDADLTLVKSHLLDLFCTLAYQEGDFVLSSGQKSSYYINGKQVTLHPQGAIAIARLLLSQLPNKTQAVAGLTLGADPIVSAVSVVSVYENRPIPALIIRKEAKGHGTMAYIEGLTLPMGAPVVVLEDVVTTGQSALQAVERLTGAGYSVTDVMALVDRQQGGEQLYKSAGLNFQSIFTITDLQERFRAM, from the coding sequence ATGATGACTAACCAAATCCCCAACCAGATAAATACGGAAGTTTGGGCCGTTGATGCCGATTTAACGCTCGTAAAATCTCATTTGCTCGATTTATTTTGTACTTTAGCCTATCAAGAGGGTGATTTTGTACTTTCTTCTGGTCAAAAAAGTTCTTACTACATTAATGGTAAGCAAGTAACTTTACATCCTCAAGGAGCAATTGCGATCGCCCGTCTACTATTATCCCAGCTTCCTAACAAGACTCAAGCAGTGGCAGGTCTTACTTTAGGAGCAGATCCGATTGTAAGCGCCGTGAGTGTAGTTTCGGTTTATGAAAACCGCCCAATTCCCGCTTTAATTATCAGAAAAGAAGCAAAGGGACATGGAACTATGGCGTATATCGAAGGCTTAACTTTACCTATGGGTGCGCCGGTGGTAGTTCTAGAAGACGTGGTAACTACCGGACAATCAGCATTACAAGCCGTAGAGAGGCTCACAGGCGCGGGCTATAGCGTTACTGACGTAATGGCGCTAGTAGATAGACAGCAGGGAGGAGAACAGTTGTATAAGTCGGCGGGTTTGAATTTCCAGTCAATTTTTACAATTACTGACCTTCAAGAGCGATTTCGGGCAATGTAG
- a CDS encoding DUF2834 domain-containing protein — MIQTTYLIFCILGTILPYSQFVPFLVKHGLNLQLFFEQLFINRISSFFAMDLIVSSLVLWVFVFWEGSRLGMKNLWVYVASNLLVGVSLGLPLFLLMRQRKLEESDRASVKL; from the coding sequence ATGATTCAAACTACCTATTTAATTTTTTGCATTTTAGGAACTATATTACCTTATTCTCAATTTGTGCCTTTTTTAGTAAAACACGGATTAAACTTACAGCTTTTTTTTGAGCAACTATTTATTAATCGCATCTCTAGCTTTTTTGCTATGGATTTGATTGTGTCATCGCTAGTGCTTTGGGTTTTTGTATTCTGGGAAGGTTCGCGGCTAGGAATGAAAAATCTATGGGTTTATGTTGCTAGTAATTTGCTCGTTGGGGTTTCGTTGGGATTACCGTTATTTTTACTAATGAGACAGCGCAAGCTGGAAGAAAGCGATCGCGCATCTGTAAAGCTTTAA
- a CDS encoding UbiX family flavin prenyltransferase, translating to MSNPIQLDSLPAPIPIILGVTGASGLIYAVRAVKFLLAAGYNIELVASKSTYMVWQSEQDVKMPVEPFQQEQFWRQQAGVESGLGKLTCHPWGDVGANIASGSFRTLGMVVIPCSMSTAAKLAAGLSSDLLERAADVQLKEGRKLVIVPRETPFSLIHLQNLTTLAQAGARIVPAIPAWYHHPQTIEDLVDFVVARTLDQLDIDCIPIERWQGRT from the coding sequence GTGTCTAACCCTATTCAATTAGATTCCCTACCTGCGCCAATACCAATAATATTGGGTGTTACTGGCGCATCCGGGCTGATTTATGCTGTCCGCGCTGTCAAGTTTCTGTTGGCGGCGGGGTACAATATCGAACTTGTTGCCTCCAAATCTACTTATATGGTTTGGCAGTCAGAACAAGATGTAAAGATGCCTGTAGAACCATTCCAGCAAGAGCAATTTTGGCGACAGCAAGCTGGAGTCGAAAGTGGCTTAGGTAAACTAACTTGTCATCCTTGGGGCGATGTAGGTGCGAATATTGCTAGTGGCTCTTTTCGTACCCTAGGAATGGTCGTCATCCCCTGTAGTATGAGTACCGCCGCCAAGTTAGCGGCGGGCTTAAGCTCAGATTTGTTGGAACGGGCGGCGGACGTGCAGTTAAAGGAAGGGCGCAAACTTGTAATAGTGCCGCGCGAAACTCCTTTCAGCCTCATTCATCTGCAAAATCTAACCACTTTAGCCCAGGCTGGAGCTAGAATAGTACCAGCAATTCCTGCTTGGTATCATCACCCTCAAACTATTGAAGACTTAGTAGATTTTGTAGTAGCCCGCACTTTAGATCAGCTAGATATTGATTGTATCCCCATCGAACGGTGGCAAGGTCGTACTTAA
- a CDS encoding class I SAM-dependent methyltransferase has product MTQETIQEQITYYKARAKEYDEWFYRIGRYDRGLEINQRWFDEVAILKNVVQQVGTVDSILELACGTGIWTQELLKIGKQVTVIDASQEMIEINRQKLNNAPNVEYRQLDLFSWQPDKQYDLVFFSFWLSHIPPIKVDEFLSKVYDSVIPGGKVLIIDSYFEITSSAKDHPLQDKNEIYQKRKLNDEREFQIFKIYYQPDVLLHKLTQAGFQAQVKLTDTYFIYGQGVKL; this is encoded by the coding sequence GTGACGCAAGAAACAATCCAAGAACAGATTACTTACTACAAAGCTAGAGCTAAAGAATATGATGAATGGTTTTATCGAATTGGGCGCTACGATCGCGGATTGGAAATAAACCAACGTTGGTTTGATGAAGTTGCTATTCTCAAAAATGTTGTCCAGCAAGTAGGAACTGTTGATTCAATATTAGAGTTAGCTTGTGGTACTGGCATATGGACGCAAGAACTTTTGAAGATTGGTAAGCAAGTTACAGTGATAGATGCTTCCCAAGAAATGATTGAAATTAATCGCCAAAAACTAAACAACGCTCCTAACGTAGAATATCGGCAGCTAGATTTATTTTCATGGCAACCAGATAAACAATACGATCTAGTTTTCTTTTCTTTTTGGCTATCTCACATTCCCCCTATAAAAGTTGATGAGTTTTTGAGCAAAGTTTATGACTCAGTTATTCCCGGTGGCAAAGTTTTGATTATTGATTCTTATTTTGAAATAACATCTTCAGCTAAAGATCATCCGCTTCAAGACAAAAATGAAATTTACCAAAAGCGCAAGCTAAATGACGAGCGAGAGTTTCAGATATTTAAAATTTATTATCAACCTGATGTCTTGCTCCACAAACTAACTCAAGCTGGCTTCCAAGCACAGGTAAAACTTACAGATACATATTTTATCTATGGTCAAGGCGTAAAACTTTAA
- a CDS encoding ABC exporter membrane fusion protein, translated as MKDARLLPIPKDKKLIGLVIAAIAATSAIAYYGISQSGMLTQTAPQTVVTTPPAKKITALGRLEPEAETISLAAPVALDGDRLAQLLVTEGDIVKTGQVLAILDSSDRLSDELQQAKEQVKNAIAKLNQVKAGAKTGEIQAQQATIRQLEAELNGGNETQNAAIARWESEVRTASAEYNRFVQLYGQGAIAASNLDSKRLVAETASAQLKEAIAIKDRNLSSLQAQINQAKATLNQISEVRPVDVQAAQTEVETALSAVKSAQTALDRAYIRSPIAGQILKIHTYPGEKLSDDGIVEMGKTDKMLAIAEVYQTDISKVKVGQLAVITSQAFDGEIKGTVAQIGLQVERQKVFSDQPGENLDRRIVEVKIRLNPTGSKRVAGLTNLQVQTAINL; from the coding sequence ATGAAAGATGCGCGACTTCTTCCCATTCCTAAAGATAAAAAGTTAATTGGTTTAGTCATAGCAGCTATAGCGGCAACAAGTGCGATCGCTTATTATGGCATTTCTCAGTCGGGAATGTTGACGCAAACAGCCCCGCAGACTGTCGTAACAACACCTCCAGCAAAAAAAATAACAGCTTTAGGCAGATTAGAGCCAGAAGCGGAAACAATTAGCTTGGCTGCCCCGGTGGCTTTGGATGGCGATCGCCTAGCGCAATTATTAGTGACTGAAGGGGACATAGTTAAAACTGGACAAGTATTAGCAATATTAGATTCTAGCGATCGCCTCAGCGATGAATTACAGCAAGCAAAAGAACAAGTAAAAAACGCTATTGCCAAGCTAAATCAAGTTAAAGCTGGGGCAAAAACCGGGGAAATTCAGGCGCAACAAGCAACAATTAGGCAGTTAGAGGCAGAATTAAATGGTGGTAATGAAACTCAAAATGCGGCGATCGCTCGGTGGGAATCGGAAGTACGCACAGCTTCGGCTGAGTATAACCGTTTTGTACAGTTGTATGGGCAAGGCGCGATCGCAGCTTCTAACTTAGATAGCAAGCGTTTGGTAGCAGAAACCGCATCGGCGCAATTAAAGGAAGCGATCGCAATTAAAGACCGTAATTTGTCAAGTCTGCAAGCTCAAATTAATCAAGCTAAAGCTACCTTAAATCAAATTTCTGAAGTGCGCCCAGTAGATGTGCAAGCAGCGCAGACAGAGGTAGAAACTGCACTTTCTGCCGTCAAAAGCGCTCAAACTGCTTTGGATCGAGCTTATATCCGTTCGCCGATAGCAGGGCAAATTTTAAAAATTCATACTTACCCTGGCGAAAAACTCAGCGATGACGGGATTGTTGAGATGGGAAAAACTGACAAAATGCTGGCAATAGCTGAAGTTTATCAAACTGATATTAGTAAAGTTAAAGTTGGACAGCTTGCAGTAATTACAAGTCAAGCTTTTGATGGAGAAATTAAAGGCACAGTAGCGCAAATTGGTTTACAAGTAGAGCGTCAAAAAGTATTTAGCGATCAACCAGGAGAAAACTTAGATCGCCGTATAGTAGAAGTCAAAATTCGCCTCAACCCTACTGGTAGCAAGCGGGTTGCTGGGCTAACTAATTTGCAAGTACAGACAGCTATTAATCTCTAG
- a CDS encoding EVE domain-containing protein, with amino-acid sequence MNYWLIKSEPETYSILHLKKDRQTVWDGVRNYQARNFLRQMQQGDKAFFYHSNTKIPGIVGLISVAKPQIVDPTQFDPDSKYYDPKSTPAAPRWQTVVIEFIEAFPTLISLETLKQEFSSDELWVTRRGNRLSVMPVDEVIANKILLLTR; translated from the coding sequence ATGAATTATTGGTTGATTAAGTCTGAACCGGAAACCTACAGCATTTTACACTTAAAAAAAGACCGTCAGACGGTTTGGGATGGAGTTCGCAATTATCAAGCGCGTAACTTTCTGCGCCAAATGCAGCAAGGAGACAAAGCATTTTTTTATCACTCTAATACCAAAATTCCCGGTATTGTCGGCTTAATTAGCGTAGCCAAACCCCAAATTGTCGATCCTACCCAGTTTGACCCCGATAGTAAATATTACGATCCTAAGTCCACTCCCGCAGCCCCGCGCTGGCAGACAGTTGTTATAGAATTTATTGAAGCTTTCCCAACTTTAATATCTTTAGAAACACTAAAACAAGAATTTAGTAGTGATGAACTTTGGGTAACAAGACGCGGTAATCGCTTATCTGTAATGCCTGTAGATGAAGTAATCGCTAACAAGATTTTGCTATTGACACGTTAA
- a CDS encoding glucosamine-6-phosphate deaminase produces the protein MFELTTSLHAPVKNFQVDNLTVRLCGSTTLTDDAAKIAQNYLSSLLKTQNQARVILATGNSQLKFLEALIALGGVDWSRVVFFHLDEYLGISPQHPASFRYYLHKNVEKRINAVDFHYIEGDAVEPLAECDRYSQLLQTQPIDLCFLGIGENGHLAFNEPSVASFDETRQIKLVKLEPATRQQQVGEGHFLSVEDVPQYAFTLTIRQICQSRKILCLAPEKRKAIAVKNMLRLPISPTCPASILRQHSQATLFLDSDSASLLGNL, from the coding sequence ATGTTTGAACTTACAACTTCTTTGCACGCACCTGTTAAAAACTTTCAAGTTGATAATTTAACAGTACGACTATGCGGCTCAACTACTTTAACGGATGATGCAGCAAAAATAGCCCAAAATTATTTATCATCTCTACTAAAAACCCAGAATCAAGCAAGGGTGATTTTAGCAACAGGTAACTCTCAACTAAAGTTTCTAGAGGCGCTAATTGCTTTGGGTGGTGTAGATTGGTCGCGGGTTGTATTTTTTCATCTTGATGAATATTTGGGAATTAGCCCCCAACATCCGGCTAGTTTTCGCTATTATTTACACAAAAACGTTGAAAAACGCATAAATGCGGTTGATTTTCATTATATAGAAGGCGATGCCGTAGAACCATTAGCAGAATGCGATCGCTATAGTCAATTATTACAAACCCAACCTATCGATCTATGTTTTCTAGGAATTGGTGAAAACGGACACTTAGCTTTTAACGAACCATCGGTAGCATCTTTCGACGAAACTAGGCAGATAAAATTAGTAAAGCTAGAACCAGCAACTCGGCAGCAACAAGTAGGCGAAGGACATTTTCTTAGCGTTGAAGACGTACCGCAATATGCTTTTACTCTCACAATTCGCCAGATTTGCCAGAGTAGAAAGATCCTCTGTCTCGCGCCAGAAAAGCGGAAAGCTATAGCCGTCAAGAATATGTTGCGACTTCCTATTTCTCCAACTTGTCCAGCTTCCATTTTACGCCAGCACAGTCAAGCAACATTATTTTTAGATTCAGATTCAGCAAGTTTACTTGGCAACTTATAG
- a CDS encoding bacteriorhodopsin, producing the protein MAQIWLWIGVIGMALGSIFFGIGAHNAKNERWKILFTINFFICAIATGLYLSMALGQGRSVIAGRPTVWVRYITWFLSTPLLILDLTFLGKTSLPITASLLGANAYMIATGFVATISADRTIGHIWYVVSCFAFLATVYLLVNQYRKQAERNYPQAKKVFRKLLSVHLVLWTLYPIVWLLGNTGFNAVNQGTETMFYTILDITSKVGFGFLSLNSMHTLEKNTESVSSYESSTI; encoded by the coding sequence ATGGCTCAGATTTGGCTGTGGATTGGTGTAATTGGGATGGCGCTGGGATCGATCTTTTTTGGAATCGGCGCGCACAATGCCAAAAATGAGCGGTGGAAGATACTATTTACAATTAATTTCTTTATTTGTGCGATCGCCACTGGTTTATATTTATCAATGGCGTTAGGTCAAGGTAGAAGCGTTATTGCTGGTCGTCCTACGGTTTGGGTAAGATACATTACTTGGTTTTTGTCCACACCGCTATTAATTCTTGACTTAACTTTTTTGGGTAAAACTAGTTTACCAATTACCGCAAGTTTGCTCGGTGCTAACGCTTATATGATTGCTACAGGTTTTGTAGCGACTATTTCCGCCGATAGAACTATTGGGCATATTTGGTATGTTGTTAGCTGCTTTGCTTTTTTGGCTACGGTTTATTTATTAGTCAATCAATATCGCAAACAAGCGGAACGCAACTATCCCCAAGCTAAAAAAGTGTTTCGTAAATTGTTATCAGTGCATTTAGTATTGTGGACGCTTTACCCGATCGTTTGGCTGCTTGGTAATACTGGGTTTAACGCCGTTAATCAAGGTACAGAGACGATGTTTTATACCATACTAGATATAACTTCCAAAGTTGGCTTTGGGTTTTTATCATTAAACTCTATGCACACCTTAGAGAAAAACACAGAATCCGTATCTAGCTACGAATCGTCAACTATTTAA
- the devC gene encoding ABC transporter permease DevC yields MFNKIPLAWLQVTREKTRLAVAISGIAFADLLIFIQMGFEGALYDSAVKPHRSLQADLVLINPQLQALIAVKSFSRERLYQTLSYEGVASVSPLYIDSGLWRNPETRITRAILVWGVDPAKPVFKLPEVNQNLDQLKLLNQVLFDQAGRPEYGTIADSFNKTGTLETELNSKSISVKGLFTNGSSFAADGNVITSDSTFLQLFPDRKPEQIEVGLINLTPGADIEQVRSQLIAGLPDDVKVLTTEEFAQIEKDYWASGTGIGFIFGLGVGVGFIVGIVIVYQILYADVSDHLPEYATLKAMGYTNLYLLGVLTQEALLLAILGFLPGFALSFGLYQVTYAATLLPISMTVDRAVTVFVLTVIMCSVSGAIAMRKLRSADPADVF; encoded by the coding sequence ATGTTTAACAAAATTCCTCTAGCATGGCTGCAAGTAACTAGAGAAAAAACCCGTTTAGCTGTGGCGATTTCTGGAATTGCCTTTGCTGACTTGCTAATATTTATCCAAATGGGTTTTGAGGGTGCGTTGTACGATTCCGCCGTCAAACCTCATCGCAGCTTACAAGCCGATTTAGTTTTAATTAATCCACAATTGCAAGCACTGATTGCAGTCAAAAGCTTTTCTAGAGAACGTCTGTATCAAACTTTGAGTTATGAAGGTGTAGCATCAGTAAGTCCTCTTTACATTGATAGCGGACTATGGCGCAATCCAGAAACTCGTATTACCCGCGCTATTTTAGTGTGGGGAGTCGATCCCGCAAAACCTGTGTTTAAGCTTCCTGAAGTTAACCAAAATTTAGACCAGTTAAAGCTATTAAATCAGGTTTTGTTTGACCAAGCTGGTCGTCCCGAATATGGCACAATTGCCGATAGCTTTAATAAAACAGGTACGCTGGAAACAGAACTAAATAGCAAAAGTATTAGCGTTAAAGGCTTATTTACCAACGGATCGTCTTTTGCGGCGGATGGCAATGTTATTACTAGCGATTCAACGTTTTTACAACTGTTTCCCGATCGCAAACCAGAACAAATCGAAGTTGGTCTAATTAATCTAACTCCTGGCGCAGATATTGAACAAGTGCGAAGTCAACTAATTGCTGGTTTACCCGATGATGTCAAAGTGTTGACTACTGAAGAATTTGCTCAAATTGAAAAAGATTATTGGGCAAGCGGTACGGGAATCGGGTTTATATTTGGTTTGGGTGTAGGAGTGGGGTTTATTGTCGGGATCGTAATTGTTTATCAAATTTTGTATGCTGATGTCTCCGATCATTTGCCAGAATATGCCACCCTAAAAGCAATGGGTTATACAAACTTATATTTGCTGGGAGTTTTGACCCAAGAAGCGTTATTGCTGGCGATTTTAGGCTTTCTTCCTGGTTTTGCCCTTTCTTTTGGACTCTATCAAGTTACCTATGCAGCGACACTTTTACCGATTTCAATGACGGTAGATCGAGCGGTAACGGTATTTGTACTAACAGTTATTATGTGTAGCGTTTCGGGTGCGATCGCAATGCGAAAACTTCGATCAGCAGATCCGGCGGATGTTTTTTAA
- a CDS encoding TetR/AcrR family transcriptional regulator, giving the protein MPKIVDRDQYRQELLMKSFDLFAQKSYSSITMRQLAQGIGVSTGTLYHYFPSKEALFLQLVEELEQQNILQFLAEAGNPPTLKERVACLFKFVAKNEDRIGKQSLLWIDFHQQQAWSDISIKQKLREVDEQTITEIANYLQVSQRVLVDFVLNSLYGLVLRRLFGEETISYTEQGGLVSEMLSKYVGEEI; this is encoded by the coding sequence ATGCCGAAGATTGTTGACCGCGACCAGTACCGCCAAGAACTGTTGATGAAAAGTTTTGACTTATTTGCTCAAAAAAGTTATAGCTCAATTACCATGCGGCAGTTAGCGCAAGGGATAGGGGTTTCTACAGGAACGTTGTATCACTATTTTCCGAGTAAAGAAGCTTTATTTTTGCAGTTGGTAGAAGAATTAGAACAGCAAAATATATTGCAATTTTTAGCAGAAGCAGGAAACCCGCCCACGTTAAAAGAGCGAGTTGCTTGCTTGTTTAAGTTTGTAGCTAAAAATGAAGATCGTATAGGCAAGCAATCGTTGCTATGGATTGATTTTCATCAACAACAGGCTTGGTCAGATATATCGATTAAACAAAAGCTTAGAGAAGTAGACGAACAAACAATTACAGAGATTGCCAACTATCTGCAAGTTTCCCAAAGGGTGCTGGTTGATTTTGTTCTGAATTCGCTTTACGGCTTGGTTTTGCGGCGGTTATTTGGCGAAGAAACTATTTCTTATACAGAACAAGGGGGGTTGGTAAGCGAAATGTTATCTAAGTATGTAGGAGAAGAAATATGA